Proteins found in one Maridesulfovibrio sp. genomic segment:
- a CDS encoding AsmA family protein, translated as MSKVVKILVATVTALVLLVGVGMVLAVILINPNDYKGEISDAVRDKTGRELVFDGDLELSVFPWIGVKTGGISLSNAPGFSEKNMLKLKSAEVSLRLLPLISGNVELGNVDVADLQLFLMRNKDGVTNWDDLAGSDKKKVKQDEPSSSGASSLNLSVGGVNINDARIVWDDRQEDVRQAVDDCDIVVEGFTPGEPFSFDVHVAVSSTKPEVKADIKTSGKASLSEDFKQIGVKGLSVTVDAEGKAVPGGKSQVRLSGDAAVDMLKGVADVSGLNLAAYGMTAQGNLTAKGLNSKSMKFSGDMTIPGFNLKDTLDKMGMSLKTADSKALTSVGMSFNYAGSPKSLEVTDLQVNLDETTIKGMFSFADPERPNIVTQLGIDKINVDNYLPPAGEKKTEAKEEKTDQAKEGKGSEQLIPVDMLRKLTLKAELNIKHLIAKKAEIDSLVVRARAKDGVLTVKPASFNLAKGAFTSSAVVDVRGQSPLMSVTAGLTGLDGGELSRQMTGQDKFSGMMNFNTGLKTRGNDMKTIYANLNGKLGFKVLDGYVSGFDLIYLAGDAFSVLTGGVFGKRDSKRTEFGEVSATANIKNGIADNRDLLLKSPLLRAVGAGTLDLNTMIVDYGLDAKVVGSFEGQGGKSMDDLVGLTVPMTIKGDVADPSIMVDLPRFAAVLAKSGFKIAGSVIEGVGDVLEGIGKSLSGGKAGSGDKTDKNPVQKLGGAIKNLF; from the coding sequence ATGAGTAAAGTTGTAAAAATTTTAGTGGCAACAGTGACTGCACTGGTCCTCCTCGTGGGCGTGGGCATGGTTCTGGCCGTTATTCTGATTAATCCCAATGACTATAAAGGGGAAATTTCAGATGCTGTGCGAGATAAGACCGGACGTGAACTTGTCTTTGACGGAGATCTAGAGCTTTCAGTCTTTCCGTGGATTGGAGTTAAAACCGGAGGCATAAGTCTCTCCAATGCTCCGGGATTTTCGGAAAAGAATATGCTCAAACTTAAATCTGCCGAAGTGAGCCTGAGGTTGCTTCCCCTTATTTCCGGTAATGTGGAGCTGGGTAATGTGGATGTCGCTGACCTGCAGCTTTTTCTGATGCGTAATAAAGATGGTGTCACCAACTGGGACGACCTTGCCGGGTCCGATAAAAAGAAAGTAAAGCAGGATGAGCCTTCGTCATCGGGCGCTTCTTCTTTGAACCTATCCGTTGGTGGAGTGAATATTAATGATGCCCGCATTGTTTGGGATGACCGTCAGGAAGATGTGCGGCAGGCAGTGGATGATTGCGATATCGTGGTCGAAGGTTTCACTCCCGGAGAGCCATTCTCTTTTGATGTGCATGTCGCGGTGTCCTCAACCAAGCCCGAAGTCAAGGCGGATATCAAGACTTCCGGTAAGGCTTCATTGTCCGAAGATTTCAAACAGATCGGGGTAAAAGGTTTAAGTGTTACTGTGGATGCTGAAGGCAAGGCTGTTCCCGGCGGTAAGAGTCAGGTTCGGCTGTCCGGTGATGCCGCAGTGGATATGCTGAAGGGCGTTGCAGATGTTTCCGGTCTGAATCTTGCCGCATACGGCATGACAGCGCAGGGTAATCTTACTGCCAAGGGGCTTAACTCCAAGTCCATGAAATTCTCCGGTGATATGACCATTCCCGGATTCAATCTCAAGGATACTCTGGATAAAATGGGGATGAGCCTCAAGACGGCGGACAGTAAGGCTCTGACTTCTGTAGGAATGAGTTTCAATTACGCGGGTTCGCCCAAGTCTCTTGAGGTTACTGACCTACAGGTTAATCTTGATGAAACAACGATCAAGGGAATGTTTTCATTTGCCGATCCTGAGCGGCCGAATATTGTGACCCAATTGGGTATTGATAAGATAAATGTTGATAATTACCTGCCTCCTGCCGGTGAGAAAAAGACTGAAGCAAAAGAGGAAAAAACTGATCAGGCGAAGGAAGGTAAAGGCAGCGAGCAGCTCATTCCTGTGGATATGCTGCGCAAGCTGACTCTCAAAGCGGAGCTGAATATTAAACATCTTATAGCCAAAAAAGCAGAGATTGATAGTCTTGTAGTACGCGCCCGGGCTAAAGACGGGGTTTTGACCGTGAAACCAGCTTCTTTCAATTTGGCCAAGGGAGCGTTCACCTCCTCGGCTGTGGTTGATGTACGCGGCCAGTCTCCGCTTATGTCGGTTACTGCCGGCTTGACCGGTCTGGACGGCGGCGAACTGTCCCGTCAGATGACCGGGCAGGATAAGTTTTCCGGAATGATGAACTTTAATACCGGGCTTAAAACGCGCGGTAACGATATGAAGACCATATATGCGAATTTGAACGGCAAGCTCGGTTTCAAAGTACTGGACGGTTATGTCTCCGGTTTTGACCTGATCTATCTTGCCGGTGACGCCTTCTCCGTATTGACAGGCGGTGTTTTCGGCAAGCGGGATAGTAAACGTACTGAGTTCGGTGAGGTGTCCGCCACAGCGAATATTAAAAATGGTATTGCCGATAACCGGGATCTCCTGCTGAAATCTCCGCTGCTGCGTGCGGTGGGAGCCGGAACACTTGATCTGAACACCATGATTGTTGATTACGGTCTGGACGCTAAAGTCGTCGGTTCATTTGAAGGGCAGGGCGGCAAAAGCATGGATGATCTGGTCGGCTTGACCGTGCCGATGACAATCAAGGGCGATGTGGCTGATCCTTCGATAATGGTCGATCTGCCTCGTTTCGCGGCTGTTCTGGCTAAATCAGGATTTAAGATCGCCGGTAGTGTTATCGAAGGCGTAGGTGATGTCCTTGAAGGAATCGGAAAATCCTTGAGCGGCGGTAAGGCCGGTTCGGGAGATAAAACTGATAAAAATCCGGTTCAAAAGCTTGGTGGAGCAATTAAGAATTTATTTTAA